From the genome of Setaria viridis chromosome 1, Setaria_viridis_v4.0, whole genome shotgun sequence:
CAACCTATATATGTCGCACGGCCCACGACGGCCCGTAATTGCACAACAACGAATGCTCAACGCTGATGCGGCCGAAAAGCAGCGGGTCTGCGGCCTGCGGGGGGGTTTCCCTTCTAATCTACGTCAAGAATTTGTTATTTTTGCTAAAAACATGATTTATGGAATATTAAGTCAATAATTTGAAAATATACTAGATTAATCATTTATTCAAGCTCATCTCAACGATCTCAATAAACTAGTACAATATTTTCAATACACTAAATTTTTTTGGGATGTCTCAGCACATTGCATCAATTTTATCTCGTCATTGCATCAATTATTTCATCTCaataaaatatataaatttgAACTTTAGGTTTGAACATTGCATTGATTACTTTGGCATTAAGatgatttcaaataaaaaaaatttgaactgcaaagttgtaaatctcgtctAATCAAcaaatttcatataaaatttgtgTCCATCCAAGATTATATGAaaaaagttataattttttaaaaatacatCACGTAGGAGGAACATACCGCCCAATTGAATCGGTGGTATGAGAAATTCCGCCAATCAAATACTATATAGGTATGGATTTACCAATTTTTTGTTTCGAcgtatatttttgcaaaatactgtaaaatggaaaaaaaaacatcaaagGTGAAACAACTATGATAACTTGTGGATGCAGCAGATTCCCAACCAGGCCCACCTTGCTAGGTAGCGGGCCATGCACTCACGGCCGACGAACGGCTGGCTCGTGTCGTGCCTGCCCAGGCGTGATTACTACTGGGCCATGCCATACTTGGGCCTGGCCCCAAAATAGTGTGCTACTCACACTCATGGCCCGGTGGAAATATATTTTAACGATTATTTTTAATGGCCGCCACGTTTCACAAAGTTAGTAAGAATGAGGTTTGGAAAACATAAAAGCGGAAACAGTCGCTCAACAATAGCACGCGTTCTCTTCGGTTGGCGTGATTATGATTTTCACATCTTAGGTTTAAGATCGTGACATACGTTGTCACTCCACAGCAGATTGACACACAATGTTCTTGCTACACTAAGGttccgttttcttccactgatttatttttagcacgtgtcacatcaaatgtttacatactaattaggagtattaaacgtagactatttacaaaacccattacataagttgaggctaaacggcgagacgaatctattaagcctaattagttcatgatttgacaatgtgttgctacagtaaacatttgctaatgatggattaattaggcttaattaggcttaatagatttgtctcgccgtttagcctcgacttatgtaatgagttctgtagatagtctacgtttaatactcctaattagtatctaaacattcgatgtgacacgtgctaaaaataagtcaccggaagaaaacgccccTAAGTCTGCAGCACGACATATATATGAGTCTATTTTTTGTTCTCCGGTACCACGTCGGAGCATCATTTCACATATCTTTCACCAAAGTATGTTTAATTTTTATGAATAAAATGTATTCTTTTTATACACCGTCATTCTTAGAAAAGGCACCAAAATTACCCCACGCACAATTTAAACATCAAGATCGTCCGCGGAGGGAGACGCCCTAAACTGCATCAGCTCCTGACGCATACGCGACATCGTTTCATTCCGTCACAAATCACCTAGATTTGGGCCCACCTGCCATCAGGCAGCGCCCCTTGTGGTGGTACGTCAGCGGAGGCCCTGGACGTGGAGAGGAGGACAGGCACCGAGGCGTCGGTGGCGGTGTCGCCATCATCCTGCACGCCACCACCGTACCAACCCGAGGACCAACACGCCGCACCCCAACACGCACgaattattttattattttaacccttttaaatccaaaattttaaaaataactctCCCCATCTAAATTACAGAAACTAACCCTTTTGATCACGCTAAAAAACACGATGCGACTTATAACAGAGTCACACCATATACAATATTATGATTAAAATGTCATGGTGGCGTGGTGATATGAGGGGCAGCATGTACCACGTGACCATCATTGAGCTAGTTGCAGGTTGCTAGCTTGTGTAGTAAGTGCAAAATTTCAGTTCACttaatcttattttcttttatattttaATTAGCTAATGAGCACTTAAATTCTCCAAACTTGACAGACATAATACATAATGTATGTTCTTGCACTCCAAAATATGGTGTAGATAATGAAAAATCCTATTCCAAAATAGTCTAAGTGTTATTGTTTTCCAAGTGGCTGAAATGTAAGTGTTGGATATATTATCAATAGCCATGTCGAGGCTTGTGGATTTTTGAATTTTAGCTAAACACTCAAATTTTGGATAACATGAAAGTTGGAGTAGAAATTATACACATTGTCATGGAAGGATTATGGTTCAACAATTTATGGCAACGAGAGTTCAAAGATCAAGTCCAAGTTGGCAAATTATCCCACTTTCAGCATCGACTGAAAATCTCACAAGTCTTGAAAACAATAATAACTATGCATCATTAGATTACGTTTTAAAAAGATTTTATGTATCACCTTCTAAAAAGATTTCATGTATCACCTTCGGAAAAGTTCACTTGAAAATTAAGTAGGAATATTAGGTAAATGGATTTAAGAAGTCAAGAGGACCAAAACGGAGATTTGATTATTTATTTTGGAGCCTAAAGCTTGAACTTATCACTGTTTTTGACCATGATAGGATATTACTGGAACTCTGAAGCTAAGCTGGAGATCACTTAACCTATTTATAAATTGGATAATTCATTTTATACACCATATTTTAGAGTAGCAACACTTAAAATGGAACATATACGCTCCATGTATTATACCTGACAATTTCTCATTAGTTAATTAAAATGTAGAAGGAAATAAGGCTAAATAAATTGAATTTTTGTGCACTTAGAAGAAGGCTAGTAAGGCACGGAGCTTGTCACGTAATACTTGTTGGTGTGACTTATTTGTCAGTCAGGTGTGATCGTTCCAGCTCATTTTTATAAGTCAGCTCCACGTAGTGACCATGCCATTATGGAATTTTAGTCACGCTATTGCATGTGGCGTGACTCTGTTACACGTCGCTTTTGGTGCGACAAAAAAGAGTTAGTTTTTGGTAATTTAAATTGGGAggagttatttttaaaattttaatttaaaagggttaaaataaaaaaatcccacACGCACGCACCACCCCAGAGGCCCAGACGACGCAGCGTTGTCAACACGCACGCCAGGACAAATCCAGCCAGCGCTCACCGAAGCAGAAAGGCCGCGACCCAAAGCAAAGCAGAGCTCGAGCTCCGCTCTCCAGTCTTCCCACCGCCCGCCAACCCCGAGATATACCTCCCTTCTTCCCGAAGCTTCGTCCCCCAGAGACAGACGACATTACTGGCTCTGCCTCGGCGCGGGTGCCGGTGGTTGCCAGTGGCGGTGGGTGGGTGGCCCGGTGGTGGCGCTGGGATGctcgccgcgacggcgaccgccgcccgcctcctccgcctgccGCTGGTCGTAGCGGCCCACCGCGCGCCCGACTCGACCCGGCCCCGCCCcgattgccgccgccgccgccactgacGGACGACCGCCCCGCTTGGCGCCCGCCATGGACGCCTTGTCCCGCCCCGCCGTCGTCATCGACAACGGCACCGGGTACGCTCCCTTTCTCTCTAGATCTGCGCGCGGAGGCGCGACGGCGCTGATCCGGCTCTGGCCCCCGGCTCTCGCGGCAGGTACACGAAGATGGGGTTCGCGGGGAACGTGGAGCCCTGCTTCATCACCCccaccgtcgtcgccgtcaacgactccttctccgcctccgcgcAGCCGGCGCCGAGGGGCGCCCCCGCCAAGGGGAACTGGCTCGCTCAGCACAGCGCCGGCGTCATGGCCGACCTCGACTTCTACATCGGAGAGGAGGCGCTGGCGCGGTCCCGCGCCAGCAGCACGTACAGCCTCAGCTACCCCATCCGCAATGGCCAGGTGGGCGCTGCGGCTCTGTACTGCCCGTGCGCAGTTTCTGCTGGTTTTTTTTCCTGCACGACCTTCGTTCGATTGATTTGGGCTGAAATGGACTCTGCAGGTGGAGAATTGGGATACTATGGAGAGGTTCTGGCAACAGTGCATCTTCAATTACCTGCGGTGTGATCCGGAAGATCATTACTTTCTTTTAACTGAGAGTCCTCTGACTGCTCCTGAGACTCGGGAGTACACTGGGGAGATCATGTTCGAGACGTTCAATGTGCCCGGTCTCTACATTGCAGTCCAACCGGTCCTAGCGCTAGCTGCTGGGTACACTACCACCAAGGTTAGTCATTAGGGCCTAGTCTTGTGGTTTCTTGAGCACTGCACATGCATACCTTAGGCCAAAAATGGATGGCAACAAAGATCATGTTTCAGTCTGGTTGAAAAATGGATGAGAATGCATCTATTCTTCTTCGTTGTTTTCATTTCTTCGCTGTTGAACGGTAATCACATTCTTGATATTTATGAGAAACTTCATGCTTTGTTTTCAGTGTGAAATGACAGGTGTTGTAGTTGATGTGGGTGATGGAGCTACCCACATTGTTCCTGTTGCTGATGGTTATGTCATTGGAAGCAGTATCAGATCTATTCCGCTCACAGGCAAGGATGTTACCCAGTTTATCCAGCAACTCATGAAGGTAGCTTCCTCTGCTTTCTTGTTGATCGCCACAAGCTGGTACTCAACTTTTCTAGAGCAACTGCAATATGTAAATCTAGCTTGATTTGGAGGAAACGTGTCTATTACATGTGTCCGTTCCTCATGTGACAATGTATAGTATCACACACTAAAATTCACTTAAATTTTTTTGAGGTGGATAGCTGCAGCACATGATATAATTATATGTTCTTATTTTTGTGATATTGCATAAATCTAGTAGATTATCTCAAACTTGGTCCAAGATGTGATTTTTGCGAATACCTTGTAGATTCTTTGAGCGTTGTAAGTCATAACTGTAGGTTTCTAAATTCTAATGAAGATAACAGCTAGGCCTTTCCAAGTAGATGGGTGAAATGACTGAAGAAACCTTTTTACGTTTAAACTGCATGGTGAAATGACTTAAATTTGATATATATGCAAAGGGTGCACAAAATCTGTTTCTTAGATAGCTTGATATGATCATCTTGTAGAAAATGATACGGAACAACTGCAGCATATGCATAAGTCATTGATCCTCCCATTCTTGCATCCAGGAAAGGGGTGAGAACATTCCACCTGAAGAATCTTTTGATGTAGCAAGGAGGCTTAAAGAAATGTACTGCTATACTTCTTCAGACATTGTGAAGGTATTAATTCCATTAACTGCCTTCTTATGTTATTTGGTGAAGATCTATATTTTGATTCTGAAGAAGATGGGTGATGATTAGATGGAGGTTCTCTTTTACACCTTCACTGACTGGGATCTGAATGAGTAACAATGTTCTACACATTTTTTTGTGCGAAATAATGCATAcgcattttttttgttatatatTTCTCCACTGGTGATTGTTTTCCTTAAATATGTCTCAGTGCCATCCACTTCCCTCCATGGAGTTTTTAATGGGAGAGATGGCCCAAAGGAGAATATTCATAATCTACCTTGTTATTTCAGGAATTCAATAAGCACGACAGAGAGCCCTCAAAGTACATTAAACATTGGACTGGCATCAAACCAAAAACTGGAGCAAAATACACATGCGACATTGGATATGAACGATTCCTGGGGCCTGAGGTAGTTGATTCTAATAAATGAGTATACTATAGTAGTAAATTCTAAGTTGCTATGCCTGTTTCGGGCTTACAAGAAAATTATGTTGGTACATTAAAGGTAGACTATGGCGTGCAGAACTCCTCCTAATAAATTTAGCTCCTtctttttttcactttgcacCTGAGTTTTATGggtttttttttgggtgggtgggggggggggggggggggggggttaagtGCTTGTACCTGAGCTAAGTTGGCTTCATGGGGTAACTAGTTTGAGTTCAAGCCTTATGATCATGAATGTAACTGTAATGCAAAAGTTTTATTTGAGCCCTTAAACATTTTTACCATACATTTTGATTTCACTGTGCATTTTAATTCAACCTTCTCATAGTACTTCAAAATGGGTGCAGATATTCTTCAACCCGGAGATTTACAACAATGACTTCACCACTCCTTTACAAGTTGTTATTGACAAGTGCATTCAATCATCCCCAATCGACACGAGGAGAGCTCTGTACAAGGTATGTATGATCAgaattatgttttttttcgGGTTCTAAGACATTACACTAAGTTTAAATTATTCCCACTGGCACAGAATATTGTCTTGTCTGGAGGATCAACTATGTTTAAGGATTTCCATAGGAGATTACAACGGGACCTGAAAAAGATAGTGGATGCACGGGTCCGTGCATCTAACACTCGGCTTATTAGTGGGGATCCAAAGGTACAAACTTTCTTATTCTCTCGTACTCACCTTTTCACTGGAAAGGAAAAGCACTGAACCAACCAGAATCTTTTATGGCTTTTTATTTACACCTAAATTCTATTGATTTTCAGGCCCAACCTATAGAAGTGAATGTGGTCAGTCATCCTATTCAGAGATATGCAGTATGGTTTGGCGGTTCTGTGCTTGCTTCTACTGCAGAATTCTACGAGGTAGTTCAGCTTGTATTACGTGTTATGGTTTTTGGAAAAGAACCACACAACACCTGAGATCTCTGAATGATTTATTATCCGAGTCGCAACTAATTATGTCAATTCTTCTGCACAACCAGGCTTGCCACACAAAAGCAGAATACGAAGAGTATGGTGCGAGCATCTGCCGAACAAATCCTGTTTTCAAAGGAATGTATTGAACAGAGCCCCAGTGCATTAAACCGGAGAGCAAATCCCCAAGCTGGACATCACAAAAGTGTAACTCCCCAGTCCCCATGCAATCGACCGGTGCCTGCACATCCCCTGCAAAAATGGGGAGACTGACGGGTTGAGGAGGCCTGACGAGAGATCCTGTAGAAGCCTTTGCCGCACGAGTTGTACAAACCAACCAAAAGTGCGCATAGATAGACCCATACATCATCTATATATTTCTGTTAGATGCCGGCAACGGCTTTGTCACCAGCATGGTCGCGCCCAATCTGCCTGCTGCTGTACTATATTATCTTTGCTAACTTGCGGCGCGTTGTAATTTGTAGCGCCAACATTGTTCTTCCTGGTGATGCAGCTTTGCGCCTTGTAGATCTACATGTTGTTTCGTTTACAATGTTCTTTCCCGGTGATCTAGTGTTATTCCTTGGCCGTGAATCTTCACCGCGTTACGCCGTCGTGCCCAGCCCTGCCACGGCAAACAGCTGGGATGGCAAATGTTTGGCAggctcggccgccgcccgccctgccAGGCGCCAGCGTCTCCGCTCTCGCGTGTGTTGATGGAGCTCGCAGCAGAGTTGAACAAGCCTCCACGGGGTAAGGCTCTGACCAAGCCGTGCCGTGGAGCGGGCGGCAATGGCACGGCGTGTACAGCTGCGGCACGATCAGGCTGCGCGCGGGGCGCGGCGCACCGTGCACAACCTTCCGCTCGCCATAGGCTCGACGGGCACGGGTCCAGCGTCCGGAGCAAGCTGGTCTGAACGTGGCGACGTCAAGCATCGGGCATCCGATCCCTGGCGCTAATATATGATGGAGCCAGAATACCTTGGGCGCAGAACATGAACACTAATTTAGTGACagatttgtttcaaaaaaaatttagtgACAGAGCAGTTGCAGATTAGGCAAACTTCAATTCAGAACCGAAAAACCTTCATGTTACTTCAGGGAGTTCACATAAACCAAACAGAGCCTCCCTAATATTTACATACTACCATGTCTAACCTTTTCCACTGCTCCAAACAAGGCGCAAGCAGAAACGCGGCTGAACTGAAACTGGAACGCCATCGCAAATGTTCAGGCGAATGCTGGTGGAGCGGGATCAG
Proteins encoded in this window:
- the LOC117860292 gene encoding actin-related protein 3, translating into MDALSRPAVVIDNGTGYTKMGFAGNVEPCFITPTVVAVNDSFSASAQPAPRGAPAKGNWLAQHSAGVMADLDFYIGEEALARSRASSTYSLSYPIRNGQVENWDTMERFWQQCIFNYLRCDPEDHYFLLTESPLTAPETREYTGEIMFETFNVPGLYIAVQPVLALAAGYTTTKCEMTGVVVDVGDGATHIVPVADGYVIGSSIRSIPLTGKDVTQFIQQLMKERGENIPPEESFDVARRLKEMYCYTSSDIVKEFNKHDREPSKYIKHWTGIKPKTGAKYTCDIGYERFLGPEIFFNPEIYNNDFTTPLQVVIDKCIQSSPIDTRRALYKNIVLSGGSTMFKDFHRRLQRDLKKIVDARVRASNTRLISGDPKAQPIEVNVVSHPIQRYAVWFGGSVLASTAEFYEACHTKAEYEEYGASICRTNPVFKGMY